A single window of Mycobacterium sp. ITM-2016-00318 DNA harbors:
- a CDS encoding PPE family protein, with protein sequence MAGQWSAFPPEVNAGQLMAGDNGASIAAAAAAYEALAAALTAEGAKMAATAGVTASTGWVGAGGTAMMATAMPYVAALQLLAAWVQQSAVSAAGIEQAYVTAKTAMIPVPVCTSNRTTWTGLAMTNFCGINFPPMGVLDGLYEGYWLNNAGQMGGYEGIVTTILTALLTPPPPAPLTANPAGPAGQAAAVSQAAASGAASAAMSQSLNGVNQASSAVQPGAQAAAAPANSMAQMPMQMMSQLGQLPQMAAQPMQMLGQFPQMLGQMPQMAMGMLGPLSQGMGQGGLGGAGIDKVGQFDQATLAATTDAAARGGGGGGGAGGLGGGAGVMSSFTRPTGSFNAPGPPKLPTGWTPGAGVPEVATSAGPATGAGTGGLYGAPAAAGAAGHMGRDERGRDGSAEGRTMQLTVGPRSGRED encoded by the coding sequence TGGCGGGCCAGTGGAGTGCGTTCCCCCCTGAGGTGAACGCCGGTCAGCTGATGGCCGGTGACAACGGCGCCAGCATCGCCGCGGCGGCCGCGGCATACGAGGCGCTCGCCGCAGCACTCACCGCCGAGGGCGCGAAGATGGCGGCCACCGCGGGCGTCACGGCGTCGACCGGATGGGTCGGCGCCGGTGGAACAGCCATGATGGCCACGGCGATGCCCTACGTCGCCGCCCTCCAGCTGCTCGCCGCCTGGGTGCAGCAGTCAGCGGTATCGGCCGCGGGTATCGAGCAGGCATACGTCACCGCCAAGACGGCGATGATTCCGGTACCGGTCTGCACCTCAAACCGCACCACGTGGACCGGTCTGGCCATGACGAACTTCTGCGGTATCAACTTTCCGCCGATGGGGGTTCTGGACGGCCTTTACGAGGGGTACTGGTTGAACAACGCCGGGCAGATGGGCGGATACGAGGGAATCGTTACCACGATCCTCACCGCGCTGCTCACCCCGCCGCCACCGGCCCCCCTCACCGCCAATCCCGCAGGGCCTGCAGGCCAGGCCGCCGCGGTCAGCCAGGCAGCGGCGAGCGGCGCGGCCAGCGCCGCGATGTCGCAGAGCCTCAACGGCGTGAACCAGGCGTCCAGCGCGGTGCAGCCGGGCGCCCAGGCGGCAGCCGCGCCAGCGAACTCGATGGCACAGATGCCGATGCAGATGATGAGCCAGCTCGGCCAGCTGCCGCAAATGGCCGCCCAGCCTATGCAGATGCTCGGTCAGTTCCCGCAGATGCTCGGTCAGATGCCACAGATGGCGATGGGCATGCTCGGCCCCCTGTCGCAGGGCATGGGCCAGGGCGGCCTCGGCGGAGCGGGAATCGACAAGGTCGGCCAGTTCGACCAGGCGACGCTGGCGGCCACCACCGATGCCGCCGCACGAGGCGGCGGTGGTGGCGGCGGCGCGGGCGGTCTCGGCGGCGGAGCCGGCGTGATGTCCAGCTTCACCCGACCCACGGGCAGTTTCAATGCACCCGGTCCCCCGAAGTTGCCGACCGGTTGGACGCCGGGAGCCGGAGTTCCGGAGGTGGCCACATCGGCGGGCCCGGCGACGGGTGCCGGCACGGGCGGCCTGTACGGCGCACCGGC